A genomic segment from Pseudomonas sessilinigenes encodes:
- a CDS encoding PAS domain-containing sensor histidine kinase, with the protein MNPGDKLFGRFLARPSQSSEGRPPVEALQGIGLLLVLDEQGRILASSGQLRHALAQLPPSAEPCDLVDYVVPGSTQALEGRPADWSGQVLDLQLRGLAGKTLYLRGGVQRQGEQWLLHLLDIGDLVQQRQQTLNREQCQVLAAQVSEQLRLCTMSRLQEVLHDALGDLARCWRIPCVGLALLDEQEQGWMIQCCYHAHDAPRLWHDGQTLGSGLDSLGGNTVLRLNQIHGLNEHPRLQGIFAHREGLLVPYRDDHGVAAWLLCGDYPVQQHAPGLLERDWLMLAAALAGPLLGRLREYRNHLQMERLDALQGLLGAGWWELLADTAEVQLASQLAASLDLPEGHTRLGVEAWLELMHPADRAELASRLQELKLGKPLLLCVRLHQSEPGVATRWYRLQGQALGRGAQQRLVGFMLDISDIKNQQQQAAAAHARLDNLIASSPAVIYVQRYVEGALLPSFFSASLQPLLGWTLEDCNDGQWVQWIHPDDRDLYFQRCRQLLREGSVHSRYRLQDRQGNFHWVLDEARLLRNDLGLPVEAVGLWLDVTEATLAAEQVRQSEERYRILVEDSPAMICRYRPDLTLTFGNRPLAAYLECAAQDLPGSNLGQWLSAEQREGFERRLKLLSPEFPVSTAEISLQLPGREHAWWVWSDRGVFDEQGQLLEIQAVGRDNTEVRRSQQQLTQSAKMATLGEMATGLAHEINQPLNVMRMAIVNVLKRLGNGDIQIDYLTDKLNRIDAQVQRAARVVDHMRVFGRRSEVEQRPFNPAQAIEGTLSLMAEGMRGKGLDLRISELGFEVQVMGFVDQLEQVLINLLVNARDALLEKREAQNDFKPWIAIHGQRDEQRVRLWVEDNGGGIDPRLLERIFEPFFTTKPVGVGTGLGLSVSYGIIENMGGRLSVSNGQEGARFCIELPIVPADQITR; encoded by the coding sequence TTGAACCCTGGCGACAAGCTTTTCGGGCGTTTCCTCGCGCGCCCGTCACAATCGAGCGAAGGACGCCCGCCAGTCGAGGCGCTCCAGGGCATCGGCTTGCTGCTGGTGCTGGATGAGCAGGGACGGATCCTCGCCAGCAGTGGGCAACTGCGCCATGCCCTGGCCCAGTTGCCGCCCAGCGCCGAACCTTGCGACCTGGTCGACTACGTAGTGCCCGGTAGCACCCAGGCCCTGGAAGGCCGCCCTGCAGACTGGAGCGGGCAAGTACTGGACCTGCAACTGCGTGGCCTGGCCGGCAAGACCCTGTACTTGCGCGGTGGAGTCCAGCGACAGGGCGAGCAATGGCTCCTGCATCTGCTGGACATCGGTGACCTGGTCCAGCAGCGCCAGCAAACCCTCAACCGCGAGCAATGCCAGGTGCTGGCAGCCCAGGTCAGCGAACAATTGCGCCTGTGCACCATGTCGCGCCTGCAAGAGGTACTGCACGATGCACTGGGCGACCTCGCACGTTGCTGGCGCATACCCTGCGTCGGCCTGGCCTTGCTGGACGAACAGGAGCAGGGCTGGATGATCCAGTGCTGCTATCACGCCCATGACGCGCCCCGGCTCTGGCACGACGGCCAGACCCTGGGCAGTGGCCTGGACAGCCTGGGCGGCAACACCGTACTGCGCCTGAACCAGATCCATGGGCTCAACGAACACCCACGCTTGCAAGGGATCTTCGCCCACCGCGAGGGGCTCCTGGTGCCCTACCGCGACGATCATGGCGTCGCCGCCTGGTTGCTGTGTGGCGACTACCCGGTGCAGCAGCATGCCCCTGGCCTGCTCGAGCGCGACTGGCTGATGCTGGCCGCAGCCTTGGCCGGCCCCTTGCTGGGGCGCTTGCGCGAGTACCGCAATCACTTGCAGATGGAGCGCCTGGATGCCTTGCAGGGACTGCTGGGCGCGGGTTGGTGGGAACTGCTGGCGGACACCGCCGAAGTCCAGTTGGCCAGTCAATTGGCCGCCAGCCTGGACCTGCCCGAAGGGCATACCCGCCTGGGTGTCGAGGCCTGGCTGGAGCTGATGCATCCAGCCGATCGCGCCGAACTCGCCAGCCGCTTGCAGGAGCTGAAACTGGGCAAGCCGCTGCTGCTCTGCGTGCGCCTGCACCAGAGCGAGCCAGGCGTCGCCACCCGCTGGTACCGCTTGCAGGGCCAGGCTCTGGGCCGCGGGGCGCAACAGCGGTTGGTGGGCTTCATGCTGGACATCAGCGATATCAAGAACCAGCAACAACAGGCCGCGGCAGCCCACGCCCGGCTGGACAACCTGATCGCCAGCTCGCCTGCAGTGATCTACGTCCAGCGTTATGTCGAAGGGGCGCTGTTGCCCAGCTTCTTCAGCGCCAGCCTGCAACCACTGCTGGGCTGGACCCTGGAGGACTGCAACGACGGCCAGTGGGTGCAATGGATCCATCCCGATGACCGCGACCTGTACTTCCAACGCTGCCGACAGTTGCTGCGCGAAGGCAGCGTCCATAGCCGCTACCGCCTGCAGGACCGCCAAGGCAATTTCCATTGGGTGCTGGACGAGGCCAGGCTGCTGCGCAACGACCTGGGCTTGCCAGTGGAGGCCGTCGGCCTGTGGCTGGATGTCACCGAGGCGACCCTGGCCGCCGAGCAGGTACGCCAGAGCGAGGAGCGTTACCGGATTCTGGTGGAGGACTCGCCAGCGATGATCTGCCGCTACCGCCCGGACCTGACCCTGACCTTTGGCAACCGACCGCTGGCGGCCTACCTGGAATGTGCTGCCCAGGACCTGCCTGGCAGCAACCTCGGGCAGTGGTTGTCGGCCGAGCAGCGCGAAGGCTTCGAGCGCCGGCTCAAACTGCTGAGCCCGGAGTTCCCGGTGAGTACCGCTGAAATCAGCCTGCAACTGCCCGGGCGTGAACATGCCTGGTGGGTGTGGTCCGATCGCGGAGTGTTCGACGAGCAAGGGCAACTGCTGGAGATCCAGGCCGTAGGCCGCGACAACACCGAAGTCCGGCGCTCCCAGCAACAGCTCACGCAAAGCGCGAAGATGGCGACCCTCGGGGAAATGGCCACCGGGCTGGCCCACGAGATCAACCAGCCGCTGAACGTGATGCGCATGGCCATCGTCAACGTCCTCAAGCGCCTGGGTAACGGCGATATCCAGATCGACTACCTGACCGACAAGCTCAACCGCATCGATGCCCAGGTCCAGCGGGCAGCGAGGGTGGTGGATCACATGCGGGTATTCGGCCGGCGTTCGGAAGTCGAGCAGAGACCCTTCAATCCGGCCCAGGCCATCGAGGGCACCCTGTCGCTGATGGCCGAAGGCATGCGCGGCAAGGGCCTGGACCTGCGGATCAGCGAACTGGGCTTCGAGGTCCAGGTCATGGGTTTCGTCGACCAGCTGGAACAGGTCCTGATCAACCTGCTGGTGAATGCCCGGGACGCCCTGCTGGAAAAACGCGAGGCCCAGAATGACTTCAAGCCCTGGATCGCCATCCATGGCCAGCGCGACGAGCAACGGGTACGCCTATGGGTCGAGGACAACGGGGGCGGGATCGACCCACGGTTGCTGGAGCGGATCTTCGAACCCTTCTTCACCACCAAACCCGTGGGCGTGGGCACCGGGCTCGGGCTGTCGGTGAGCTACGGCATCATCGAGAACATGGGAGGCCGCCTCAGTGTCAGCAACGGCCAGGAGGGTGCGCGCTTCTGCATCGAGCTACCGATAGTCCCGGCGGATCAGATCACCAGGTAG
- a CDS encoding pilus assembly protein TadG-related protein produces the protein MSPLKRFSGPARQRGAIGLMAAVTLGLALLLMLLVVDSGRLYLEQRRLQRVADTAALEAVSRGGTCQAGLTAAAYAGQSAARNGFSVAPGSTLAASCGFLTTGANNLRSFNVDPTQSAAVRVVVSNTVPISVAAGIVALFSPGPTNLTTPLSATAVAAAPLPTVAQLSIQSTLGTVSTAQSSILNPLVGGLLGGSLTLSAAGWNGLLNTNINLLSYLNQLAINLNVAAGNYTQLLNTTTTLTQLIQAAITVVQANGATADILTALGNLQIAALNAVPLKLGDILQLQTGLPTTALDASVQLFQLLQAMIQLSNSNSAVAATVPINVLGLANITVKTKVIEPPQLSAIGNPALAKASPLGANRIYVRTAQIRTLVQINLSLPLVSGLSSAVGNLVAPLTPVLNSLLSLNLVQTLGSALCLLGAGCEQLYPNLAPSSEIDLSLDAGGAVAYVTDYSCPVSNSGSKSLTVHTVSSIADLKVGQIDPTNAFSSSAEPTVTPLPLVDLGIRTCYQFLVLPGRCDPVVHYAGGGIAIMVDSSVGQSSQDLVYASTTVPYPIPPNLKQPPSYQTAAPTSNIVNSLAGTLAGINLVVYKPVNNTPLGSIVTGLASAISGVSNLLMPVITGLLSPLLDPLLNNLLSALGINLMDVEVGANMTCGDTGKAYLVI, from the coding sequence ATGTCTCCCCTCAAGCGGTTTTCCGGTCCGGCTCGCCAGCGCGGGGCCATTGGCCTGATGGCAGCGGTCACCCTGGGCCTGGCGTTGCTGTTGATGTTGCTGGTGGTGGATAGCGGTCGGTTGTACCTGGAGCAGCGCCGGTTGCAGCGGGTTGCCGACACCGCGGCCCTGGAAGCCGTCAGCCGTGGCGGCACTTGCCAGGCGGGCCTGACGGCCGCTGCCTATGCCGGGCAGAGTGCGGCCCGCAACGGCTTCAGCGTGGCGCCGGGCAGTACCCTGGCCGCCAGCTGCGGGTTCCTGACGACCGGCGCCAACAACCTGCGCAGTTTCAATGTCGACCCTACGCAATCGGCCGCTGTGCGAGTGGTGGTCAGCAATACCGTGCCCATCAGCGTGGCAGCGGGTATTGTCGCGCTGTTTTCCCCGGGGCCGACCAACCTCACCACCCCGTTGAGCGCTACGGCGGTCGCCGCGGCGCCCTTGCCGACCGTGGCGCAACTGAGCATCCAGAGCACCCTGGGGACGGTCAGTACCGCGCAGTCGAGCATTCTCAACCCATTGGTGGGAGGCCTGCTGGGAGGCAGCCTGACCCTCAGTGCGGCAGGCTGGAACGGCTTGCTCAATACCAACATCAACTTGCTCAGCTATCTGAACCAGTTGGCGATCAACCTCAATGTGGCGGCGGGCAACTACACCCAGTTGCTCAATACCACCACGACCCTGACTCAGCTGATCCAGGCGGCCATCACCGTGGTCCAGGCCAATGGCGCCACGGCCGACATACTCACGGCCCTGGGCAACCTGCAGATCGCCGCTCTGAATGCGGTACCGCTGAAGCTGGGGGACATCCTGCAATTGCAAACCGGACTGCCCACTACCGCCCTGGATGCCAGCGTGCAGTTGTTCCAGTTGCTGCAGGCGATGATCCAGCTGTCCAACAGCAACAGCGCGGTGGCGGCGACGGTGCCGATCAATGTCCTGGGCCTGGCCAACATCACCGTGAAAACCAAGGTCATCGAACCACCGCAGTTGTCCGCTATCGGCAACCCGGCACTGGCCAAGGCGAGCCCCTTGGGAGCCAATCGGATCTACGTGCGCACTGCGCAGATCCGAACCCTGGTGCAGATCAACCTGTCACTGCCGCTGGTGTCGGGGCTGAGTTCGGCTGTGGGCAACCTGGTGGCGCCGCTGACGCCAGTATTGAACAGCCTATTGAGCTTGAACCTGGTGCAGACCCTGGGCTCGGCGTTATGCCTGCTGGGCGCTGGCTGCGAACAGCTGTACCCCAATCTGGCGCCGTCCTCGGAGATCGATCTGAGCCTGGATGCCGGTGGTGCAGTCGCCTACGTCACTGACTACAGCTGTCCGGTGAGCAACAGTGGAAGCAAAAGCCTGACTGTCCACACCGTCAGTTCCATTGCCGATTTGAAGGTGGGGCAGATCGATCCGACCAATGCCTTCTCATCGTCCGCCGAGCCCACGGTGACCCCCTTGCCGCTGGTGGACCTGGGGATTCGTACCTGCTACCAGTTCCTGGTCCTGCCGGGCCGTTGCGATCCAGTGGTGCACTATGCCGGTGGCGGCATCGCCATCATGGTCGATTCCAGTGTCGGGCAAAGTTCCCAGGACCTGGTGTATGCCAGCACGACGGTCCCCTATCCGATACCGCCCAACCTAAAGCAGCCCCCCAGCTACCAGACCGCTGCTCCCACCAGCAATATTGTCAACAGCCTCGCGGGTACCTTGGCGGGTATCAACCTGGTGGTCTACAAACCGGTCAACAACACTCCGTTGGGCAGCATCGTCACTGGCCTGGCCTCGGCCATCAGCGGCGTGAGCAATCTACTCATGCCAGTGATTACCGGGTTGTTGAGTCCGTTGCTGGACCCGCTGCTGAACAACCTGCTATCGGCCCTTGGCATCAACCTCATGGATGTCGAGGTCGGTGCCAACATGACCTGTGGCGACACCGGCAAGGCCTACCTGGTGATCTGA
- a CDS encoding DUF4136 domain-containing protein: MFHRIALLVCIALLSACATDQVNHDFDASRDFGAYRSWSWKEPALQYRPNDPRIESDLTEQRIRQAVAEQLDQRGLRPAPAGGRADLNVQAYLIVEDRQQQVTTNYGGGWGGPWNGYWGGPMYNETRNITYKVATIQIDLLDGKDGKLVWRGSDEQLLSSSPKPADRSAAVRATVTHILQNYPPR; this comes from the coding sequence ATGTTCCATCGAATTGCATTACTGGTGTGTATCGCCTTGCTCAGTGCCTGTGCCACCGACCAGGTCAATCACGACTTCGATGCCAGCAGGGATTTTGGCGCCTACCGCAGCTGGAGCTGGAAGGAGCCAGCCCTGCAATACCGTCCCAATGATCCGCGGATCGAAAGCGACCTGACCGAGCAGCGCATCCGCCAGGCCGTAGCCGAGCAGCTGGACCAGCGTGGCCTGCGCCCGGCACCGGCGGGCGGGCGCGCCGACCTGAACGTACAGGCCTACCTGATCGTCGAGGACCGCCAGCAGCAGGTCACCACCAACTACGGTGGTGGCTGGGGTGGCCCGTGGAATGGCTATTGGGGCGGTCCGATGTACAACGAGACACGCAACATCACCTACAAGGTGGCGACCATCCAGATCGACCTGCTCGATGGCAAGGACGGCAAGCTGGTGTGGCGCGGCAGCGACGAGCAACTGCTCAGCAGTTCGCCCAAGCCCGCCGATCGCAGTGCTGCTGTGCGTGCCACGGTGACGCATATCCTGCAGAACTATCCGCCACGCTAG
- a CDS encoding methyltransferase, whose amino-acid sequence MSDRHFDQLATRFAEKIYGGAKGAIRLAVLQADLKEALPERPLRVLDIGAGLGHMSLWLAQHGHQVTLAEPAAPMLDGARQRFADAGHQATFIQAPWQELLGQLTEPYDLVLCHAVLEWLAEPHAILPVLHQLTAAGGWLSLAFYNRDALVYRNLLKGHFRKLRKNDMAGEKQSLTPQQPLDPRELAAQLDGKWQVETQSGVRVFHDYMPVEFQSRAELTDLLEMELAHRRHPSFAGLGRYLHWLCRPV is encoded by the coding sequence ATGAGCGACCGGCACTTCGACCAGTTGGCGACACGTTTCGCCGAGAAGATCTATGGCGGCGCCAAGGGGGCGATCCGTCTCGCGGTGCTCCAGGCCGATCTCAAGGAGGCCCTGCCCGAGCGCCCGTTGCGGGTGCTGGATATTGGTGCGGGCCTGGGGCACATGTCCTTGTGGCTGGCACAGCATGGGCACCAGGTGACGTTGGCCGAACCAGCCGCACCCATGCTCGATGGGGCCCGCCAGCGGTTTGCCGACGCCGGGCATCAGGCGACCTTCATCCAGGCGCCCTGGCAGGAGCTGCTGGGACAACTGACCGAACCCTATGACCTGGTGCTGTGCCATGCGGTGCTGGAGTGGTTGGCCGAACCCCACGCGATCCTGCCGGTACTGCATCAGTTGACGGCTGCCGGAGGCTGGTTGTCGCTGGCCTTCTACAACCGCGATGCGCTGGTCTATCGCAACTTGCTCAAGGGGCACTTTCGCAAGTTGCGCAAGAATGACATGGCGGGTGAAAAACAGAGCCTGACCCCGCAACAACCGCTTGATCCTCGCGAGCTGGCGGCGCAACTTGATGGCAAGTGGCAAGTCGAAACCCAAAGCGGGGTGCGGGTATTCCACGACTATATGCCCGTGGAGTTCCAGTCCCGTGCCGAGCTCACGGATCTGCTGGAGATGGAGCTGGCTCACCGCCGACACCCAAGTTTCGCCGGGCTTGGGCGTTATCTGCATTGGCTGTGCCGGCCGGTCTGA
- a CDS encoding MazG-like family protein: protein MNLDQLTQRLHAIRDHNDWRQFHSPKNLAMAASVEMAELVEIFQWLTEDQSRQLPADKLAHAGQEVGDIVLYLLLLCSELGLDMDQVVRSKLADSERRFCS from the coding sequence ATGAACCTAGACCAACTGACCCAACGCTTGCATGCCATTCGTGACCACAACGACTGGCGGCAATTTCACAGCCCCAAGAACCTGGCCATGGCGGCCAGTGTCGAGATGGCCGAACTGGTGGAGATCTTCCAGTGGCTGACCGAGGACCAGTCGCGGCAGCTGCCGGCGGACAAGCTGGCCCATGCCGGGCAGGAAGTGGGCGATATCGTCCTTTACCTGCTGTTGCTGTGCAGCGAGCTGGGGCTGGACATGGATCAGGTGGTGCGCAGCAAGCTGGCGGACAGCGAACGGCGGTTCTGCTCATGA
- a CDS encoding prepilin peptidase: MHFLVLWFWLAICALQDLRQRHIANPLTLGAALLAALYLSWTGSSWLGGSVSEAGWAFVLALLLTLPGYAMGKMGAADVKLMAALGLASDIPHLLGTFIGAGLSTALWWLLVSWLKAPRKQELGPPAPEGALNSSKKYPFAPFVLAGMVLTVIVLH; this comes from the coding sequence ATGCATTTCTTGGTTTTGTGGTTCTGGTTGGCAATTTGTGCGCTGCAGGACCTGCGCCAGCGGCATATCGCCAATCCCCTGACCCTGGGGGCCGCATTGCTGGCGGCGCTGTACCTGTCATGGACGGGCAGTAGCTGGCTGGGGGGCTCAGTTTCCGAAGCCGGCTGGGCATTCGTGCTGGCCCTGCTGCTGACCCTGCCCGGTTACGCCATGGGCAAGATGGGGGCCGCGGATGTGAAGCTGATGGCGGCCCTGGGCCTGGCCTCCGATATCCCGCATCTGCTGGGGACGTTCATTGGCGCGGGATTGTCCACAGCGTTGTGGTGGCTGCTGGTTTCCTGGCTCAAGGCACCACGGAAACAGGAGCTTGGCCCGCCTGCGCCAGAGGGTGCTTTGAACTCGTCAAAAAAATATCCATTTGCCCCTTTTGTCCTGGCCGGAATGGTCTTAACTGTCATCGTGCTCCATTAG
- a CDS encoding MATE family efflux transporter, which produces MSPLITDWRHRPTHRRVWALAAPMILSNISVPLVALVDSTVIGHLPHAHQLGAVAVGASLYTFLAWAMGFLRMGATGFAAQAAGRGDGAALRQVLLQGLLLALGLAVLLGIIGVPLSGAALQLMQPSADLDQMTRTFFHTRLLGLPAALASFALVGWFLGTQNARAPLAILLSTNLVNIALNLWFVLGLDWGVAGSARASVIAEWTGALVGLAMTRPALRAYPGQIAWAALRRWQNWRPLLAVNRDIFIRSLALQSVFFLITVQGARLGDATVAANALLLNGLLLTAHALDGLAHAVEALCGHAIGARDHRALRRSLVVAGGWSLLASLGFTALFLLAGHLFIEMQTDIADVRQTAFTYLPYLAVLPLIAVWSYLLDGLFIGATRAREMRNGMLLTVLLLLPCAWALQGLGNHGLWLSFLLFMLLRSLTLGALAWRLERSGGWFAKAH; this is translated from the coding sequence ATGTCCCCCCTGATCACCGATTGGCGTCATCGCCCCACCCATCGTCGCGTCTGGGCCCTGGCCGCGCCGATGATCCTGTCGAACATTTCCGTGCCCCTGGTCGCCCTGGTGGACAGCACGGTGATCGGCCACCTGCCCCACGCCCATCAACTGGGGGCGGTGGCGGTGGGTGCCAGCCTCTATACCTTCCTGGCCTGGGCCATGGGTTTCCTGCGCATGGGGGCCACCGGCTTCGCCGCCCAGGCCGCCGGCCGCGGCGACGGTGCCGCGCTGCGGCAAGTCCTGCTCCAGGGGTTGCTGCTGGCCCTGGGCCTGGCGGTGCTGCTGGGGATCATTGGCGTACCGCTCAGCGGTGCCGCCCTGCAGCTGATGCAGCCCTCGGCAGACCTGGACCAGATGACCCGGACCTTCTTCCATACCCGCCTGCTGGGCCTGCCTGCCGCCCTGGCCAGCTTCGCCCTGGTGGGCTGGTTCCTCGGTACCCAGAACGCCCGGGCGCCGCTGGCCATCCTGCTCAGCACCAACCTGGTGAACATCGCCCTGAACCTGTGGTTCGTCCTCGGCCTGGATTGGGGCGTCGCGGGATCGGCACGGGCCTCGGTGATCGCCGAGTGGACCGGGGCATTGGTGGGCCTGGCCATGACCCGCCCGGCCCTGCGCGCCTATCCAGGACAGATCGCCTGGGCTGCCCTGCGGCGCTGGCAGAACTGGCGCCCACTGCTGGCGGTGAATCGCGACATCTTCATCCGCAGCCTGGCCCTGCAATCGGTATTTTTCCTGATCACCGTACAAGGCGCCCGCCTGGGCGATGCCACGGTGGCGGCCAACGCCTTGCTGCTCAACGGCCTCTTGCTCACCGCCCATGCCCTGGATGGCCTGGCCCATGCGGTGGAAGCCCTGTGCGGCCACGCCATCGGCGCCCGTGATCATCGGGCCCTGCGCCGTTCCCTGGTGGTCGCCGGAGGCTGGTCGCTACTGGCCAGCCTGGGATTCACAGCGCTGTTTCTCTTGGCGGGCCACCTGTTCATCGAGATGCAGACGGATATCGCCGACGTACGCCAGACGGCCTTCACCTACCTGCCCTACCTTGCCGTACTGCCGTTGATCGCGGTCTGGAGCTACCTGCTGGATGGGCTGTTCATCGGTGCGACCCGAGCGCGGGAGATGCGCAACGGCATGCTGCTCACCGTGCTCCTGCTGTTGCCTTGCGCCTGGGCCCTGCAGGGCCTGGGCAATCATGGCCTGTGGCTGAGCTTCCTGCTGTTCATGCTGTTACGCAGCCTGACCCTGGGCGCCCTCGCCTGGCGCCTGGAACGTAGCGGCGGCTGGTTCGCCAAGGCTCATTGA
- a CDS encoding DUF4136 domain-containing protein: MKRRLGLILLCSGLAACQGSNPYVASSRPLPPAPAQAAGTFDRSAYPAPPRDYGRYRSWAWLNGRLPAGTAWADSAQVAEAVGDALDQRGLRPLHDNRPADLWVSADLHLEKRLRQVQEDYGYGGGYGYNRYNRYGPGYGMYGSAPIVRTYEVEVVVVRVNLFDAGNGQPVWSASAETSSRGTLGERADALREAVHKALAAYPPS, translated from the coding sequence ATGAAACGCCGCCTGGGTTTGATCCTCTTGTGTTCGGGGCTCGCCGCCTGCCAGGGCAGCAACCCCTATGTCGCCAGTTCCAGGCCCTTGCCACCGGCGCCAGCCCAGGCGGCCGGTACCTTCGACCGCAGCGCCTATCCGGCACCGCCCCGGGACTATGGGCGCTATCGCAGTTGGGCCTGGCTCAATGGTCGCTTGCCCGCGGGCACGGCCTGGGCCGATTCGGCGCAGGTCGCCGAAGCCGTCGGCGATGCCCTGGACCAGCGCGGCCTGCGTCCATTGCATGACAACCGGCCCGCCGACCTGTGGGTCAGCGCCGACCTGCACCTGGAGAAGCGCTTGCGCCAGGTCCAGGAGGACTACGGCTATGGCGGTGGTTATGGCTACAACCGCTACAACCGCTACGGACCGGGTTATGGCATGTATGGCAGTGCGCCCATAGTGCGCACTTATGAAGTGGAAGTCGTCGTGGTACGGGTCAACCTGTTCGATGCCGGCAATGGCCAGCCGGTATGGAGCGCCAGCGCCGAGACCAGCAGCCGAGGCACCCTGGGCGAGCGCGCCGATGCGCTGCGCGAAGCCGTGCACAAGGCCCTGGCTGCTTATCCTCCCAGTTAG
- a CDS encoding response regulator transcription factor translates to MNKLTSPMKVLVVDDQPLIVEELCEFLESSGYRCVPCESSRQALDSFNKDPDISLVLCDLHMPGLDGIQLVQEMQRLAGKQRVFEAIMLTGQSDKQDVIKALRAGIADYYQKPIDLDELLEGLQRQEVALQERQKNLQLGQLNQKLQFLSESIDDLYQDLDKVRRSPEASQPQDSSGEQGIDTDAIEIPAIFNQLSPRQLDVARLVGKGQTNYQIACELGITENTVKLYVSQVLRLTHMHNRTQLALALSPSSSGLRQRVTAH, encoded by the coding sequence GTGAACAAGCTCACCTCACCGATGAAAGTGCTCGTGGTCGACGATCAACCGCTGATCGTCGAGGAGCTCTGCGAGTTCCTGGAAAGCAGCGGTTATCGCTGCGTGCCTTGTGAGTCCAGTCGCCAGGCGCTGGATAGCTTCAACAAGGACCCGGATATCTCCCTGGTGCTTTGCGACCTGCACATGCCTGGCCTGGACGGCATCCAGCTGGTGCAGGAGATGCAGCGGCTCGCAGGCAAGCAGCGGGTATTCGAAGCCATCATGCTCACCGGCCAGTCCGACAAGCAGGATGTGATCAAGGCCCTGCGTGCAGGCATCGCCGACTACTACCAGAAGCCCATCGACCTGGATGAGCTGCTTGAAGGCCTGCAGCGCCAGGAAGTGGCCCTGCAGGAGCGGCAGAAGAACCTGCAACTGGGGCAACTGAACCAGAAGCTGCAATTTCTCTCGGAGTCCATCGACGACCTCTACCAGGACCTGGACAAGGTTCGCCGCTCGCCTGAGGCCAGCCAGCCCCAGGATTCCTCGGGCGAGCAGGGCATCGATACCGACGCTATCGAGATCCCGGCGATCTTCAACCAGCTCTCGCCCCGGCAGTTGGATGTGGCCCGTCTGGTGGGCAAGGGCCAGACCAACTATCAGATCGCCTGTGAGCTGGGGATTACCGAGAACACCGTCAAGCTCTATGTGTCCCAGGTACTGCGCCTGACCCATATGCACAACCGCACGCAATTGGCCCTGGCCTTGTCGCCCAGCAGTTCGGGTTTACGCCAGCGGGTGACGGCGCACTGA
- a CDS encoding DUF3613 domain-containing protein, with translation MMKLSMLCCPLLLALPLLAQAIDAGPASPQQQETEGWLLLQSRNLAASPQPQTATPTERELALQRWLKKYRYEIPDFYDPDAGGKVEVKK, from the coding sequence ATGATGAAACTGTCCATGCTCTGCTGCCCCCTCCTGCTGGCGCTGCCATTGCTGGCGCAAGCCATCGATGCCGGCCCGGCCTCGCCCCAGCAGCAGGAAACCGAAGGCTGGCTGTTGCTGCAAAGCCGCAACCTGGCGGCCTCGCCGCAACCACAAACGGCAACGCCCACCGAGCGGGAGCTGGCATTGCAGCGCTGGCTGAAGAAGTATCGGTACGAGATTCCGGATTTCTACGACCCGGATGCCGGAGGCAAGGTGGAGGTCAAGAAGTAG
- a CDS encoding TadE/TadG family type IV pilus assembly protein, producing the protein MKLGLPRKQKGAVAIEFAVVFVIFFAVFYGLVSYSVPLLMMQSFHQATAEALRQALKVDPNTPNYGTTVQNIANSVVQAQTGWIPAPFNFTSTDYSSVYNSGVLTVTVNYSTSKLTRVVPQLVLPVIGPVPNLPDNLSVQSSLQF; encoded by the coding sequence ATGAAACTGGGCCTCCCTAGAAAGCAGAAAGGCGCCGTAGCGATCGAGTTCGCGGTGGTCTTCGTGATCTTTTTCGCGGTGTTTTACGGCCTGGTCAGCTACAGCGTGCCGCTCTTGATGATGCAATCCTTCCACCAGGCCACCGCCGAGGCTCTGCGCCAGGCCCTGAAGGTCGACCCCAACACGCCCAACTATGGCACCACGGTACAGAACATCGCCAACAGCGTGGTGCAAGCCCAGACCGGGTGGATTCCGGCGCCTTTCAACTTCACCAGCACCGACTACTCCTCGGTCTACAACAGCGGCGTGCTGACGGTGACGGTGAACTACTCCACCAGCAAGCTGACCCGGGTAGTGCCCCAGCTGGTCTTGCCGGTGATCGGCCCGGTGCCCAACCTGCCCGACAACCTCAGCGTCCAGTCGAGCCTGCAATTTTGA